In Novipirellula artificiosorum, the genomic window CGCAACCTTCATGAGAAGCCTTCTTCTTTGGTAGTTCTGACAAGTCGGCCAACAACCCTGCGATCGACAAACCGTGCGTTGGCGGACGCTTTCACCGCGCCATCCTGCAATAATTCTGCCGCCATCTTAAAGAGCGGATCCTGTGACGCTTCCACCCAGCCTCGTACAAACGCGGGACGATCGGTTTCAATCGGCTCCCGAAACCGAACGTTCATATCGCCCGTGACCGCGGCAATGCCTTGTGAAAAGAGTGAGTTCGTCATGGCCGCATCAAGTAGCGAGCAGACAACACCGCCATGCAAGATGTTTGGATAGCCTTCGAAGTACCGATCGCAATCGAAGGTCGCCTGAACCACCTTCGGTTCCACCATTTCAAACCGCAACCCCAATCCGTCTGCTAACCGATTGCCACAGATGACACAATTCGGATGCTCTCGCTGACGAGTTTCCGAATATCGAAAAGTGGAAGGCATCGAGGTGGTCCTCTTACTCGTTTGCAGAAAAAGGTCACGCGTCATTTTAGCGTATCGACGATCGGCTCGGGAACGACCCGCGGGCCAAGGGAGTGTGAAAAGATTCGAGTGACTGCGCCGACGGAATGACTCGCACCCGTCGACGCAGCACCCACGCGGCAACGTCATTCAAGCTGCTGCAAAAGGTCCTCAATGTTTCCCGTCAAATGGCATTGCAAGTCCAATCCAGACGAACGCAGGGCCTGTGCGGAAATCAGGTCGATGCCGCCGCACCAAACCTGATCCACTTGCAACTCCAACAAACGCTGGACTCGCTGTTTCGAAGTCCAACCATCCGCAGCCATGACGAATCGATCAACCGTTTGCCCACCTTCGACTGTCACAACTAAAAACGATTTTGCACAATCGAAGCGGGGTGATACACGTTGGTGAAAAATGGGCATCGCTACCTTCATCGACTACACTTCTACTCCTATCGACGATGCGCCGATTTCAGTGCCTCAAGTTCAGTGCCTCAATATCGAATTCCCTCTGACAGCACCAAAGCAATTGACAAAGCAATTGATGTGCCAATGCGGTTTCATCGCCTCGCGGCAGACCTAAGCACTTTGCACCAAAGAACTTATTCCAAAACTCCCCGCAAGAAGGTCTCCAAGACGACCATTGCAAAAATGCAGGTGTGTTGCATTGCAGCGTTGCAACGTTGCAAGCTTGCAAACACCCAACTGCAGGTGGGGTTGCAATGGGGTTGTTTCGGTTGTGCCGTCCAGATGCTGCTACGATCGGCCAGAACGTGTCGTTTCTTTTCCTACACACACCGCCAAACGAAAGGAAAGGTCCTATGTTTAGGTAGGGCAACTGTTTTCATGATATCGATTGGGGCAACATTCGATGGGCCGACGAGGACACAACGGCGTTTCGCTGACGGAGATGACGATGGTCATCTTGATCGTCGGGATCGTTGTCGTGATGACCGTACCTCAAATCACACGTACTCCCCCGCCATCGAGAACCACGACAACCCACCATCAGATCGCAGTGCTACGAAAGGCGATCGAGATGTATCACCATCATACCGGCCACTACCCACCCGCAGACCGATTGCCAGAGGCCATCACCGCTCTACTGAACGGACCGTTTCCCGTTCCCGCGCTCGGTTCGCCGAATGACGATGGCAGTGTCTACTACGACCGGGACCCTGACTCCAGTACGGTTGTGGTTCCGAATCCCGACTTGCCCAGCGGTTGGGCGTACAAGCCCGCGAATGGGACACTGAAACTGAACGTCGCAATCGGCCAGCGAGGGTTTAACTGGTGACCCACCCTGCGCCCTACACGGTTGGACGGGATCCAGCTTCGTCGCGAGGAGTGCCAGCTTCGTCGCGAGGAGTGATTGTGATCGCCGACGATGATCCTGCTCTGCGAAACGTTCTTCGTTTCACCATGCAGAGGATTGGCTTTGCTGTCGAAGGGTTCGGTGATGGGCAACCGACACTCGAGCGCCTCCGCCGCGGAGGGGTCGACCTGCTGATCACCGACCACCAAATGCCTCGTTGTAGCGGTGTCGAGCTGTTGCAACGCATGGTCGCGGACGAATCGATTGACAATGTGCCCACCATTCTGTGCACCGCAAAAGGGCTCGAACTGGACACAAGGAATCTTGCGTCAAAGTTTGATTTGTTGTCGATCGTACTCAAGCCCTTTAGCCCGCGGAAACTTGGGGAGTTCGTCAGTCGCTCTTTGGCTTCGGTGACCCCCTCCTGTTGAGACGTCGTGCAGTTTTTTAGGCTCATCCGGCGGAAGCGTGCGCAGGAGGTTTTCGAGGCATCTCTCCGGTGTCCAATCATTGCTGGCAGGAGCTATTTTCACTTGTTATCGTGCAGTTGCCAGGAGAAACGGAGTTGAGCTCTGCAGCGTTGCAACTTGACAAGGGATATCCCGGTCGACGGTGCGCCAAGGGTGCTAGCGGTTCCCGGCGGACGACCGTCCGTCGGGCACTCTTTTCTAAGAGATCATTGGACACCGGAGCCATACCTCCAAAAAACCTCGAGTCTGGGTTTCGCGCGCTTCCGTCGGATGTGCAGTTTTCAAGTGATTGAACAATAAGCGTTTACGGGCTTCACCCTCCATGCGGGCATTGGTATCTACACAAGTCTGAACGGGAGAGCGTTGGCGGCCATTTGCTTCAGTTGACCGATGTCGATGTCGGGCGATTCTAGCAGATCGGTCATCGAGAGCAGGATCATGTAGCCAGCTAGCAGTGCCGGTGGCGTGGACAGAACTCCATATTTCATTTGTCGCCCGCTCAGACGGATCAGAATTTTTTTGGTTTTATGGGCTTCTTCGCTTGGATCGTTCTGCAGCCCCATCACCACGACGCACGCCATCGAAGCAACCAAGATGCGACGAGCGATCGCTTCACCGCCTTGCTGCTGCCATTGCTCAAGCTCTTGCCCATGGCTTTTGAGAAGTTTGAAATACGTTTCGATCAGCCAACGCCAGTAATACCAAAGTGCGATCTGGTAGCTGCTAATTGACGCGTCGCGAACATTGCAAAGAAGTGTCCACTGGGCCAGGACGTAATTATCTTCGTCAAGCAATCGTGTCACGACCAAGCGAACCGAGAGCGGCTCGCCACTGATGAGACACTTTTTCCCGTCGACCACTTCGCTGTGTTGCCGATGCAAGACGACTTCTGTCTCGGCGACTTCCTGCGTGACGGTTTTGCCGTGATAGAGAGCCTCGCCGCAGGGCTCAAAGAGAATCTCACGATCGAAATGGTCTTCGATCTCTGAAAGCAAAACGCTTTGGCTGTTCCATTTCACTCGGCGATTGTCGCAGCGAACCAAAAACAGGTGTCCTTGCTCGTCCCACTGACGCATCCGCCCGAGCGAATCGGCTTCTCGGTCAATGACGTGAACCAGCTTGCGGTCGAGCCCCCATTGCCGCGATTGATCCATCGTGGGTGTCAATTCGTCCAAACGATGAACGTCGACCGCTGGCGGGTCCGGGGAAGTCGAATGAACGGCGCTGCCCGTCTTGAGATGCATTTGCATCGGTGCGATCGACGCTCCGCTTGCACCATCGATCAGCAGCGAAGTGGACATCTCGTAGCCGATGTCTTCTTTGTGAGTGATCTGGCGGAGATCTTTTTTGGCGGTGTGACTTTTGTAGTCGATCTTGCACCAATCGTGAGCGAGCAGCATGTACTGCGACTGGCTCTGGCTGGCCGCTTGGCGTCCGACCTCGCGAAGCGGTTCGACCAAGTCGAGCAGCGAAACATTGGGGTTGGAAAGAAACCTCCAAGTCGCCTGGGTCGCCGAAAACGCTTGGTTTTCGCCCGACAGAAGAGCTGGACCGGCAGCATTTCGGTTGGCCGATTTCATGTGTTCCTGCACCAATTGCAGATAACGACGTTGCAGACGCGGCTCCAGCCGCGGAAGATTGATTCCATCCAGGGCAGTCTACAAACTAAGGAAACTTGTGTAGATACCAATGCCGTGCGGGAGGCCTGATGAATATCCTACCTGCAGGGCAAGTTGGAGTGAACGCGCAGCGATCACTTCGTCCGATATTCTGGCTCCCTTCTCCCCCGATTTTCGGGGGAGAAGGGCTGGGGATGAGGGGAGCCAGAATCTATCTGCGCAACTTGCGTCGATACCAAGGCGTTCTGGAGGGGTGACGCGAAATTGAATGACCTGTTGATCAGGGCGAGATGGAAACGCCCCAATTCAGCTCTTCGGTGCGTTGATGGCGCGAAGGGGCAATTCGTTAAAAACGGGCGAGCCGAGGTCGGAAAGCTCGCTTCGAGCATGCTGGCGTGATATCATTGGCACTTCCTTCCCGCCCAAACACCCTTCCAACGCGAGTGCCTGTCATGCCCATTATTTTGATCGTGGATGATTCGGAAGTGGATCGCACGGTGATGGCCGGCCTGCTCGGTTCCGACTTGGATTGGTTGATCTCGCAAGCCAGCAACGGCGCCGAGGCGCTGCGGATGATGGCCGATGCAACTCCAGATGCCGTCGTGACGGACTTGCTGATGCCCGAGATGGATGGCATGGAATTGGTCAAGCGGATCTCGCAAACCTATTCCGAAGTGCCTGTGGTGTTGGTCACTTCTCAAGACGACATCAAATTGGCATTCAAAGCGCTGAAAATGGGTGCCGCCAGCTACGTGCCGAAGTCTCAACTCGCCGATCGCTTGCTCGACACGGTTGAGCAGGTGTTGGCCGTCAGCGACATGGACCACTTCGATGATCGTATTGTGCAAGCGACCACCAACACGCGGTATCGCTTCAATTTGGAAAATGACTTGACGCTGATTGCTCCCTTGGTCGACCGAGTGCAAATGGGATTGCTCGGCATGCACCTCTGTTCGCCAACCCAGCGAATGCACATCGGTATCGCGCTCGAAGAGGCGCTCACCAACGCAATGTGCCACGGTAATCTCGAGTTGCCGGTCAGGCATTTGCCGGAGATTCGACGCCAGCTTCACGAGGGCAAGCGTTCCGAGATGGTCGAAGAACGGCGCCATCAGTCGCCGTACAAGGATCGTCGAATTCTGGTCGCCGCCGATTTGACCCGTCAGCGTGCTCAATTCGTCGTCGCCGACCAAGGGGCTGGGTTCGACGAGCAATCCAATCGACCCAAGTCGCTTGATGAAATTATGGAAGGAGAATGTGGTCGGGGGATCTTGTTGATCCGAAGTTTTATGGACGAAGTGGTCTTTAACGAAACGGGGAACGAGATTCGAATGACGTTAAAAGACCTTCGCCCGTCACCGAAGACGAATGAAGGTCGTTCGTCTTAGGAAGCTTTGAATCGATGAAATCGTTGCACGTCTACCTGTACGGTCCCAATCGTGGGCCGATTCCAACCAGTTTTGAGGAGGCTGCGAGCCGGTTGGAGCTTCACCCGCGGCTCCATTTCGAGCCCGACGGGTCATTCGTTTGGTCCCTCGACGCGCAGGAACAGGTCTTCGGCATGCTGTACGACGCCCAACGGCAGCTTCAATATGTCGACCTGCAAGGCACTTGCCGGCTGGAAACCTGGCAGCAATTGGTGGCCGCAGTGGTCGGCGGTTCCGTTGAAAAGTGCATGGTGATGGTAATTCCGACCAGGGAATTGCAAGATCTACCATCGTTCCAGCAGGCAACGTGGGGTTGCTAGTAGATTGGTTCGTCCTCTTTGCGATCGCCGAATCACGCGTAATACCTGCCATTCACCGGAAAAAAGCGACGGTTGTTTCGTTTTTTTGGTGAACTTATTTGGAATCGTGGCGTCTGTACGCGGTATTGGCGCGCAATATGCTTCTCATCTCATTCGTAATCAGCAGTGTCGGTCGAAATGGCAAGGCAATCTGCTGTGAAGAAAGACAAAACGCCTTTACAGGCGAATAAAGGCGTGTTCAACACTTTTCAGGAGGGATTCACCCATGTTAACTGCAACTCTCAACGCAAGCGTCTCGGATTCAGTCACTTTGGTTCAAAATGAGACTCCGGTAAGTGATATCGAGGTCTCTCGCCGTGTTTTGGCGATCCGTTCGAAGTGGAGTGTCGGCGAACGTATTCGCCGCCGTCGCGAAGCGGAACGTCGGTTCACCGATCTCATCGAAGCTTTGGCCTGCAGCGAGGCCGCGTAGTTTGGTTTCGACCACTTTTTGATGCAGGGCCGTCGTTTTCTCAAGCGGCTCGGTCTTGGATCAAGGTGCGTTCGCAAACCGTTGGCTGGGCCCAAAAACGAGCTCAGTCCAGCCCTTCGTTTTCGGCAGGGCGATCCAGCGCCGATTCTCCTGCGATTTTTCCTCGATATCGGCATGCTTCGATGAACGATTCAAGCAGAACCAAGGCTGCGACGGCGTCGATTCGTTTCTTTTTCTTGTTTCGCGTGTAGCCGGCCACTGCCATTCGGTTTGATGCGTCCGCGGTTGTAAATCGTTCGTCGAACAACTGCACTCGCCGTCCCGTTTCCTGCGCCAACCAGCGGGCGAAGTCACGGCACTGGGCGCTTTTTTCGCTTTCGCCGCCATCAAGATGAATCGGCAGTCCGACCACAAACGCAACCACTCGCTCAGCCTTTATCAAATTGCGGTAGTATTCACCGTCTTGCTGCCAATCGATCGCCGAGTGGACTTCATAGGGGCTGGCCAGGATTCGATCGGGGTCGCAAATGGCCACGCCGATCCGCACGCTGCCAAAATCGATCGCCGCGATTCGGCCATTTGTCGGGAAGCCACTACTGTCGAGTTCGCTCTTCATTTTGACAATCGTAGCCAGCGCAGGGTCGATTGAAAACGTGCGACAATTTTCCTCGCATCGCCCAGGGATCCAATCGTGCCGCTTTTGTCGCTATAATCGAAGTTCCGCTTGTGACGAGGCTTAACGGCCGGGTCACGTGCGTCAGTCTGCCTGCCTCGAGTATTCCG contains:
- a CDS encoding response regulator encodes the protein MTHPAPYTVGRDPASSRGVPASSRGVIVIADDDPALRNVLRFTMQRIGFAVEGFGDGQPTLERLRRGGVDLLITDHQMPRCSGVELLQRMVADESIDNVPTILCTAKGLELDTRNLASKFDLLSIVLKPFSPRKLGEFVSRSLASVTPSC
- a CDS encoding NifB/NifX family molybdenum-iron cluster-binding protein → MPIFHQRVSPRFDCAKSFLVVTVEGGQTVDRFVMAADGWTSKQRVQRLLELQVDQVWCGGIDLISAQALRSSGLDLQCHLTGNIEDLLQQLE
- a CDS encoding PaaI family thioesterase encodes the protein MPSTFRYSETRQREHPNCVICGNRLADGLGLRFEMVEPKVVQATFDCDRYFEGYPNILHGGVVCSLLDAAMTNSLFSQGIAAVTGDMNVRFREPIETDRPAFVRGWVEASQDPLFKMAAELLQDGAVKASANARFVDRRVVGRLVRTTKEEGFS
- a CDS encoding transposase encodes the protein MKSANRNAAGPALLSGENQAFSATQATWRFLSNPNVSLLDLVEPLREVGRQAASQSQSQYMLLAHDWCKIDYKSHTAKKDLRQITHKEDIGYEMSTSLLIDGASGASIAPMQMHLKTGSAVHSTSPDPPAVDVHRLDELTPTMDQSRQWGLDRKLVHVIDREADSLGRMRQWDEQGHLFLVRCDNRRVKWNSQSVLLSEIEDHFDREILFEPCGEALYHGKTVTQEVAETEVVLHRQHSEVVDGKKCLISGEPLSVRLVVTRLLDEDNYVLAQWTLLCNVRDASISSYQIALWYYWRWLIETYFKLLKSHGQELEQWQQQGGEAIARRILVASMACVVVMGLQNDPSEEAHKTKKILIRLSGRQMKYGVLSTPPALLAGYMILLSMTDLLESPDIDIGQLKQMAANALPFRLV
- a CDS encoding prepilin-type N-terminal cleavage/methylation domain-containing protein, which gives rise to MGRRGHNGVSLTEMTMVILIVGIVVVMTVPQITRTPPPSRTTTTHHQIAVLRKAIEMYHHHTGHYPPADRLPEAITALLNGPFPVPALGSPNDDGSVYYDRDPDSSTVVVPNPDLPSGWAYKPANGTLKLNVAIGQRGFNW
- a CDS encoding ATP-binding response regulator; translated protein: MPIILIVDDSEVDRTVMAGLLGSDLDWLISQASNGAEALRMMADATPDAVVTDLLMPEMDGMELVKRISQTYSEVPVVLVTSQDDIKLAFKALKMGAASYVPKSQLADRLLDTVEQVLAVSDMDHFDDRIVQATTNTRYRFNLENDLTLIAPLVDRVQMGLLGMHLCSPTQRMHIGIALEEALTNAMCHGNLELPVRHLPEIRRQLHEGKRSEMVEERRHQSPYKDRRILVAADLTRQRAQFVVADQGAGFDEQSNRPKSLDEIMEGECGRGILLIRSFMDEVVFNETGNEIRMTLKDLRPSPKTNEGRSS
- the ruvX gene encoding Holliday junction resolvase RuvX, with product MKSELDSSGFPTNGRIAAIDFGSVRIGVAICDPDRILASPYEVHSAIDWQQDGEYYRNLIKAERVVAFVVGLPIHLDGGESEKSAQCRDFARWLAQETGRRVQLFDERFTTADASNRMAVAGYTRNKKKKRIDAVAALVLLESFIEACRYRGKIAGESALDRPAENEGLD